The following nucleotide sequence is from Elusimicrobiota bacterium.
ATGACCGGTCAAGCTACGCTGGAGATGGCTATAGAGGCAATAAGGGGAGATGTTGATGAATATCTGATAAAACCTATAGATCCGGGATTACTGAAGCGGGCAATAAAAAGTTCTTTGGAAAAACAATGGTTGGTCATAGAAAACAGAAGACTTTTAAAAGAACTAAAAGATGCCAATCCGTTAACCGGTTTACCCGGTAATCTTGTGATAATGAACAAAATAGAAGAAAAAATTAAAAAACAGATACCATGTGCAATTCTCTATCTTGACATTGATAATTTTAAATCTTATAATGATTACTACGGTTATATAAAAGGAGATGAAGCAATTGGATCTTTTAGCAATATCCTGAAGGATTGTATAGAAAACGAAGATTTTATCGGGCATATAGGAGGTGATGATTTCATTATAGTCACAACACCGGGTAATTATGAAAAACTTTGCAATGAAATCATCAAACGATTTGACAATTTAGTGCCTTCCTTTTATGATGAAGAAGCTCGCAAAAAAGGTTATATACTGACACCTAATCGGAAAGGCGAAGAAGAAAAATTTCCCCTTATGTCGATATCTATCGCTGTCGTTGATACTTCTATGCGTACTTACTCTCATCTTGGCGA
It contains:
- a CDS encoding response regulator, with translation MDEKKINLLVVDDDDSIREMLSTILKRAGYEVFSSANGSSAIKEARNCFINLAVCDYNLPDITGLQIAKELKVINSDTNIILMTGQATLEMAIEAIRGDVDEYLIKPIDPGLLKRAIKSSLEKQWLVIENRRLLKELKDANPLTGLPGNLVIMNKIEEKIKKQIPCAILYLDIDNFKSYNDYYGYIKGDEAIGSFSNILKDCIENEDFIGHIGGDDFIIVTTPGNYEKLCNEIIKRFDNLVPSFYDEEARKKGYILTPNRKGEEEKFPLMSISIAVVDTSMRTYSHLGEISKIGAELKKYAKTFSGSIWVKDKR